The following proteins come from a genomic window of Chanos chanos chromosome 15, fChaCha1.1, whole genome shotgun sequence:
- the LOC115828222 gene encoding GTPase IMAP family member 9-like: MLQIPYSKRKDLIFHLFAGHPLRIVMIGKTGVGKSAVGNTILGRPAFVSEATANSVTALCQREKTSGGNREIYVIDTPGILDTEKEADTIKKEIVRCIQVSAPGPHVFLLVIQVGRFTKEEENAVLGLQELFGEEASKYMIVVFTHGDKLNGQTIEDYVRKGHPQLQKVIQSCGSRYVVFNNNRMEDRDQVVKLIVKTDEMVAANGGSYYTDEMYQEVEQRLQQQRVAREQAEIQQFDFNFLQNLHERIITFQQILMGEFQPSAFKY, from the exons ATGTTGCAGATCCCCTATTCCAAAAG AAAGGATTTAATATTTCACCTGTTTGCAGGTCATCCTCTACGAATTGTGATGATTGGGAAAACGGGAGTGGGAAAAAGTGCTGTAGGAAACACTATCTTGGGCAGACCTGCCTTTGTGTCAGAAGCCACTGCAAATTCTGTCACTGCACTATGCCAGAGGGAAAAGACTTCTGGAGGCAATAGAGAAATTTATGTGATTGACACTCCTGGCATTCTGGACACTGAAAAAGAAGCAGATACtataaaaaaagagattgtGAGGTGCATCCAGGTGTCTGCTCCCGGGCCTCATGTCTTCCTACTAGTGATCCAAGTGGGCCGATtcacaaaagaggaagaaaatgctGTTCTTGGGTTGCAGGAGTTATTTGGAGAAGAAGCTTCAAAATATATGATTGTGGTGTTTACTCATGGAGACAAACTTAACGGACAAACAATAGAGGACTATGTGCGAAAGGGTCATCCACAACTCCAAAAAGTGATACAGAGTTGCGGGAGTCGATATGttgtcttcaacaacaacagaatGGAAGATCGAGACCAAGTGGTCAAGCTCATTGTTAAAACTGATGAGATGGTAGCAGCCAATGGAGGATCTTACTATACAGACGAAATGTACCAGGAAGTAGAACAAAGACTCCAGCAACAGAGGGTTGCAAGGGAGCAGGCAGAGATTCAACAGTTCGACTTCAATTTCCTCCAAAATCTTCATGAGAGAATAATAACATTCCAGCAAATACTAATGGGTGAATTCCAGCCTTCTGCTTTTAAGTATTAG